Proteins co-encoded in one Acanthopagrus latus isolate v.2019 chromosome 10, fAcaLat1.1, whole genome shotgun sequence genomic window:
- the LOC119027396 gene encoding E3 ubiquitin-protein ligase TRIM39-like yields the protein MASSGNMLPEKQFQCSICQQVFTDPVTTPCGHNFCQACIQNVWDSSDICQCPTCDKTFDPQPEISINTAFKELADTFKKIIICSSASLLSTAKPGEVVCDVCAATSLQVPALKSCLVCLTSYCEAHLEPHWRVATLKLHKLIEPTKNLQDRMCKKHERLLEMFCRDEQKCVCQFCTETEHKDHQAVTIEDESGKRKVQMKKTEEDFQQMIQERLRKVEEIKNCLKLSGISAEKEVKECDRLCASLIRSVEERRTEVNTEIREKQRAAERRSEELVNELQQEITELQRRSAELEELRNTEDHLSLLQRFPSLTSPPPTREWKEIGVHPELCVGTVRRALSKVNDTLSNELDSLKKEEMKKMQKYAVDVVLDADTAHPNIVLSADGKQAGRGELLHIVPDNPQRFDPVICVVGKRGFLSGRFYFQVAVGAKTFWDLGVVKESVNRKGMITSKPENGYWTVRLRSGDEYRALDSPSVRLSLKEKPKTIGIFVDYEDGTVSFFNVETRSHIYTFTGCLFSERIFPFFSPGVCDEGKNTAPLVITDVSHET from the exons ATGGCCTCCTCAGGTAACATGTTACCAGAAAAGCAGTTCCAGTGCTCCATCTGTCAGCAGGTCTTCACCGACCCGGTCACCACCCCCTGCGGACACAACTTCTGCCAGGCCTGCATCCAGAATGTGTGGGACAGCAGCGACATCTGCCAATGCCCCACCTGTGACAAAACATTCGACCCCCAGCCTGAAATAAGCATCAACACGGCCTTCAAAGAGCTGGCGGACACATTTAAGAAGATTATAATCTGTTCTTCGGCTTCACTGCTGTCCACAGCCAAGCCAGGTGAGGTGGTGTGTGATGTCTGCGCCGCGACGTCGCTGCAGGTGCCGGCCCTCAAGTCCTGTCTGGTGTGTCTGACCTCATACTGTGAGGCCCACCTGGAGCCTCACTGGAGAGTTGCCACCTTGAAGCTCCACAAGCTGATCGAGCCGACGAAGAACCTGCAGGACAGGATGTGTAAGAAGCACGAGAGGCTGCTGGAGATGTTCTGCAGGGACgaacagaagtgtgtgtgccaGTTCTGCACCGAGACCGAGCACAAAGATCACCAGGCTGTTACAATAGAGGACGAGAGTGGAAAGAGGAAG GTCCAGATGAAGAAGACCGAGGAGGACTTTCAGCAGATGATCCAGGAACGTCTGAGGAAAGTGGAGGAGATCAAAAACTGTCTGAAGCTCAGCGGG ATAAGTGCcgagaaggaggtgaaggagtgcGACCGTCTCTGCGCGTCTCTGATTCGCTCAGTCGAGGAGAGACGGACTGAGGTCAACACAGAGATcagggagaagcagagagcagcagagaggaggtcgGAGGAGCTCGTCaacgagctgcagcaggaaatcaccgagctgcagaggaggagcgctgagctggaggagctgaggaacACCGAGGACCACCTGAGCCTCTTACAG AGGTTTCCCTCGCTTACCTCACCTCCACCCACCAGGGAGTGGAAGGAGATCGGCGTCCACCCTGAGCTCTGCGTGGGGACGGTGAGGAGAGCGCTGTCTAAAGTAAACGACACCCTGAGCAATGAGCTGGACAGTCTGAAGAAGGAAG agatgaagaagatgCAGAAATACGCAG TCGACGTAGTTTTAGACGCAGACACCGCCCATCCAAACATCGTCCTATCAGCCGACGGAAAGCAGGCGGGCCGCGGCGAGCTGCTGCACATCGTTCCTGACAACCCCCAGCGGTTTGACCCCGTCATCTGCGTTGTGGGCAAGAGAGGCTTCCTGTCAGGGAGGTTCTACTTCCAG GTTGCAGTGGGAGCAAAGACCTTCTGGGACCTGGGTGTGGTCAAAGAGTCGGTCAACAGGAAGGGGATGATCACCTCAAAGCCAGAGAACGGCTACTGGACGGTGCGGCTGAGGAGCGGGGACGAGTATCGGGCGTTGGACTCCCCCTCGGTCCGTCTTTCCCTCAAGGAGAAGCCGAAGACCATCGGAATCTTTGTGGATTACGAGGACGGGACTGTGTCGTTCTTTAACGTGGAGACCAGGTCTCACATCTACACCTTCACCGGGTGTTTGTTCTCAGAGAGGATCTTTCCCTTCTTCAGCCCGGGCGTTTGCGATGAAGGGAAGAACACAGCGCCGCTGGTTATCACAGATGTTAGTCATGAGACATAG
- the LOC119026769 gene encoding macrophage mannose receptor 1-like: MRRALLCILLFSGFCSCLYHYRLIDEPKTWHEAQQYCKEKYTDLATVTNMEDMERLIAAAGPGYEGKVWIGLYDKLSSWRWSLSDESFYGEGEKNFRRWYESEPNVIGIRVHLCAAVNNSGWFDDHCSELRPFVCYNTTQPDLSPTSEKRYFFINEEKNWNDARAYCNQHHTDLASVRNETENAMIQSKLPNNQLVWIGLNRMTWQWWSDGQKNNLFANWANGHPLRISDTCAASVINATLPGKWVEHNCGTKLHFMCQNNKLHLFTMKLTALKSTIDLNDRAVTDTILNLMKERMKEKGITDVKFSWIKKDEKIFHEKQEDAQVVKMDP; encoded by the exons ATGAGGAGGGCCCTGTTGTGCATCCTCCTTTTCTCAG GGTTCTGTTCATGCCTTTACCATTACCGGTTAATAGATGAACCAAAGACTTGGCATGAAGCGCAACAGTACTGCAAAGAAAAGTATACAGACCTAGCCACTGTTACTAACATGGAGGACATGGAGCGCCTGATTGCAGCTGCTGGCCCTGGTTATGAGGGAAAAGTGTGGATAGGCCTGTATGACAAGCTCTCGAGCTGGCGTTGGTCTCTGTCAGACGAGAGCTTCtatggagagggagagaagaactTCAGGAGGTGGTACGAAAGTGAACCAAATGTCATTGGGATTAGGGTGCacctgtgtgctgctgtcaatAACAGTGGCTGGTTTGATGACCACTGCAGTGAACTAAGACCCTTTGTCTgctacaacacaacacaacctg ATTTGTCACCCACTTCCGAAAAAAGATATTTCTTTATAAACGAAGAGAAGAATTGGAATGATGCTCGGGCCTACTGCAATCAGCACCACACAGACCTGGCCAGTGTGAGGAATGAGACAGAGAATGCGATGATCCAGAGCAAGCTACCAAACAACCAGTTAGTTTGGATTGGCCTGAACCGCATGACCTGGCAGTGGTGGTCAGAtggccaaaaaaacaacttgtttgcCAACTGGGCCAATGGACACCCATTACGTATATCTGATACCTGTGCTGCCAGTGTCATTAATGCGACTCTCCCTGGAAAGTGGGTGGAGCATAACTGCGGCACCAAGCTTCATTTCATGTGTCAAAACA ATAAGTTGCACTTGTTTACTATGAAGCTGACAGCACTGAAATCCACAATCGACCTAAATGACCGTGCCGTGACGGACACCATCTTGAATCTG ATGaaggagagaatgaaagagaaggGGATCACAGATGTCAAATTTTCCTGGATAAAGAAGGACGAAAAGatatttcatgaaaaacagGAGGATGCACAAGTCGTGAAGATGGACCCGTAA
- the LOC119027397 gene encoding complement C1q and tumor necrosis factor-related protein 9A-like has protein sequence MCSSKPNMSDLGKSLYAMAEQVTAFENRLKTLEEGQTKVAFGTMLEKGGVYGPFKRDITLEFNKVFTNIGDAYDSSTGVFTAPVAGVYYFTFFYQAGKNAAKLELFKNSQVIVRTTEDKASYDTSDSGGNAVVLQLKERDEVYVRMAENCEIWAGDYHTSFSGFLVTKDQ, from the exons ATGTGCTCCTCCAAACCCAATATGAGTGATCTGGGAAAATCCCTGTATGCCATGGCAGAACAAGTGACAGCTTTCGAAAACAGGCTGAAGACACTGGAGGAAG gCCAAACCAAGGTGGCATTTGGCACTATGTTGGAGAAAGGTGGTGTTTATGGACCATTCAAGAGAGACATAACTCTGGAGTTCAACAAAGTGTTCACAAACATCGGTGATGCCTACGACAGCTCCACAG gtgTCTTCACTGCACCTGTTGCAGGTGTTTACTATTTCACCTTCTTCTATCAGGCTggaaaaaatgcagcaaagcTGGAGCTCTTCAAGAACAGTCAGGTTATTGTCCGTACAACAGAGGACAAAGCTTCCTATGACACAAGTGATAGTGGAGGAAACGCAGTTGTCCTGCAGCTAAAGGAAAGAGACGAGGTTTATGTGCGCATGGCTGAAAATTGTGAGATTTGGGCAGGCGACTACCACACCTCATTCAGTGGTTTCCTGGTCACTAAGGATCAGTGA